In Deltaproteobacteria bacterium, a single window of DNA contains:
- a CDS encoding MmgE/PrpD family protein gives MTLAEQVGHEVVEMRDGALPPDVLARALDLLRDHLGVALGGAREESSVVLRRGLAALGLRGTATVLGAAEHLPAPHAALANGAAAHALEMDDTHQGGSIHLGATVFPAALAAAELGGASGERVLRAAVAGYDVAARLAMALGPAAHYRRGFHLTATCGAFGAAAAAGAVLGLDAAAITAALGIAGSQAAGSMEFLADGSWTKRFQTGWAACAGLHAAALAQAGFSGPATILEGRFGFLHAYSDGATTAPLASRDRYELMQTSVKPHACCRYMQGPIDAVLALRAAHPIEPGEVERVEVGMLAAGMPIVCEPAAAKRRAASVVEAQFSLPFGIAVALARGAASPAEFAPPLLADPAVGGLMERVVGVPDAALDAVFPRAWPCWVRITLRGRPPLEARVEHPRGDPERFLTAAELERKFRTLASRALPAAALGRLEAALADFPRAPSVAPLLAAAVPRGL, from the coding sequence GTGACACTCGCCGAGCAGGTCGGACACGAGGTCGTCGAGATGCGCGACGGAGCGCTGCCCCCGGACGTCCTCGCGCGCGCGCTCGACCTGCTGCGCGACCACCTCGGAGTCGCGCTCGGCGGCGCGCGCGAGGAGTCGAGCGTCGTCCTGCGCCGCGGGCTCGCGGCGCTCGGGCTCCGCGGCACGGCGACCGTGCTCGGCGCCGCCGAGCATCTCCCCGCGCCGCACGCCGCGCTCGCCAACGGCGCGGCGGCGCATGCCCTCGAGATGGACGACACGCACCAGGGCGGATCCATCCACCTGGGCGCGACCGTCTTCCCCGCGGCGCTCGCCGCGGCCGAGCTGGGCGGCGCGAGCGGCGAGCGGGTGCTGCGGGCCGCGGTGGCGGGCTACGACGTCGCCGCCCGCCTCGCGATGGCGCTCGGCCCGGCGGCACACTACCGGCGCGGTTTCCACCTGACCGCCACCTGCGGCGCGTTCGGCGCCGCCGCCGCCGCGGGGGCCGTGCTCGGGCTCGACGCGGCGGCGATCACCGCCGCGCTCGGCATCGCCGGCAGCCAGGCCGCCGGCTCGATGGAGTTCCTCGCCGACGGCTCGTGGACCAAGCGCTTCCAGACCGGCTGGGCGGCGTGCGCGGGCCTGCACGCCGCGGCGCTGGCGCAGGCGGGCTTCTCGGGACCGGCCACCATCCTCGAGGGCCGCTTCGGATTCCTCCATGCCTACTCGGATGGCGCCACGACCGCGCCGCTCGCCAGCCGCGACCGCTACGAGCTCATGCAGACCAGCGTCAAGCCGCACGCCTGCTGCCGCTACATGCAGGGACCGATCGACGCGGTCCTGGCGCTCCGCGCCGCGCACCCGATCGAGCCCGGGGAGGTCGAGCGGGTCGAGGTCGGCATGCTCGCCGCCGGCATGCCGATCGTGTGCGAGCCGGCGGCGGCGAAGCGCCGTGCGGCCTCGGTGGTGGAGGCGCAGTTCAGCCTGCCCTTCGGCATCGCGGTGGCGCTCGCGCGCGGTGCGGCCTCGCCCGCGGAGTTCGCGCCCCCGCTGCTCGCGGACCCCGCCGTCGGCGGGCTCATGGAGCGCGTGGTCGGCGTGCCCGACGCGGCGCTCGACGCCGTCTTCCCGCGCGCCTGGCCCTGCTGGGTCCGGATCACGCTCCGCGGCCGGCCGCCGCTCGAGGCGCGCGTCGAGCATCCGCGCGGCGACCCCGAGCGCTTCCTGACCGCGGCCGAGCTCGAGCGGAAGTTCCGGACGCTCGCGTCCCGCGCGCTGCCAGCGGCGGCGCTCGGGCGGCTCGAGGCCGCGCTCGCGGACTTCCCGCGGGCGCCGAGCGTCGCGCCGCTCCTCGCGGCGGCCGTCCCCAGGGGTCTGTAG
- a CDS encoding matrixin family metalloprotease has protein sequence MLAGPARATTFVGVSERTLVRAADAIVIGTIAQIETVAGADGTISTLVTLDVEETVKGHVERRLALKEPGGRIGGRTLWIAGAPRFRTGERQLLFLSAAADGTAHTTALGMGQFVLGRHPRTGAALAERRVDGLVVGDRPLRRVALARLRRTLARAVAQGGGAAAPLLATPPELLDPGRERAPVAEFTLLEDPPGRWFEADSGQPVVYQTAGHDAALGEGASLAAIDAALAAWTNVSGASIVLERQGTTVPAPLSCDGISQIVFADPFREMPDPVACSGVLALGGYCTSADTDAVDGKTFYRITEGNITFNRGFAGCPFWNATNLAEVATHELGHTIGIGHSSESDVAPPVLKDATMYYRAHFDGRGASVHADDIAAVRFIYPGPGGGDPRVEDIDGDGLPDAEDDCPAIPNPAQTDTDGDGLGDLCDPCPLAPGGEGACQPMYVGRLRMTLAGPRSRLVWRGSLDLPDGTPPSAARVLLVDARGVVVDTATGSPLARAGSPRRRLRYRSGRALITLRPRRGGRYRVRVAVRGLDLGADGMSLLSASLQVGSQNFADSLSCERPRHRHVTCRD, from the coding sequence ATGTTGGCGGGGCCGGCGCGGGCCACCACGTTCGTCGGCGTGAGCGAGCGCACGCTGGTCCGGGCCGCGGACGCGATCGTGATCGGCACGATCGCGCAGATCGAGACGGTCGCCGGCGCCGACGGGACGATCAGCACGCTGGTCACGCTCGACGTCGAAGAGACCGTGAAGGGCCACGTCGAGCGGCGCCTCGCCCTCAAGGAGCCGGGTGGCCGCATCGGCGGCCGCACGCTCTGGATCGCGGGCGCACCGCGCTTCCGGACGGGCGAGCGGCAGCTCCTCTTCCTCTCCGCCGCCGCGGACGGGACGGCCCACACGACGGCCCTCGGCATGGGGCAGTTCGTGCTGGGGCGGCACCCGCGTACCGGCGCCGCGCTCGCCGAGCGGCGCGTCGACGGCCTCGTCGTCGGCGACCGCCCGCTCCGGCGCGTGGCGCTCGCGCGCCTGCGGCGCACGCTCGCGCGCGCCGTCGCGCAGGGGGGCGGCGCTGCCGCTCCGCTCCTCGCCACCCCGCCCGAGCTCCTCGACCCCGGCCGCGAGCGCGCTCCGGTCGCCGAGTTCACCCTCTTGGAGGACCCCCCGGGCCGCTGGTTCGAGGCGGACAGCGGCCAGCCGGTCGTCTACCAGACCGCCGGCCACGACGCCGCCCTGGGCGAGGGCGCCTCGCTCGCGGCCATCGACGCCGCGCTCGCCGCGTGGACGAACGTGAGCGGCGCGAGCATCGTCCTCGAGCGCCAGGGGACGACCGTGCCCGCGCCGCTCAGCTGCGACGGGATCTCGCAGATCGTCTTCGCCGATCCCTTCCGCGAGATGCCGGACCCGGTCGCGTGCAGCGGCGTGCTCGCGCTCGGCGGCTACTGCACGTCCGCGGATACGGACGCGGTCGACGGCAAGACCTTCTATCGCATCACCGAAGGCAACATCACCTTCAACCGGGGCTTCGCCGGCTGCCCCTTCTGGAACGCGACCAACCTGGCCGAGGTCGCAACCCACGAGCTCGGCCACACGATCGGCATCGGCCACAGCTCCGAGAGCGACGTCGCGCCGCCGGTGCTGAAGGACGCCACCATGTACTACCGGGCGCACTTCGACGGACGCGGCGCCTCGGTGCACGCCGACGACATCGCGGCGGTGCGCTTCATCTACCCCGGTCCGGGCGGCGGCGACCCGAGGGTCGAGGACATCGACGGCGACGGCCTCCCCGACGCCGAGGACGACTGCCCCGCGATTCCGAACCCGGCGCAGACCGACACCGACGGCGACGGCCTGGGTGACCTCTGCGATCCGTGCCCGCTCGCGCCCGGCGGCGAGGGAGCCTGCCAGCCGATGTACGTGGGCCGGCTGCGCATGACGCTCGCCGGCCCGCGGAGCCGGCTCGTGTGGCGCGGCTCGCTCGATCTGCCCGACGGCACGCCGCCGTCCGCCGCCCGGGTGCTCCTGGTCGACGCGCGCGGCGTCGTGGTGGACACTGCGACCGGGAGCCCGCTCGCGCGTGCGGGCTCCCCCCGCCGACGCCTCCGCTACCGGAGCGGTCGCGCTCTGATCACGCTCCGTCCCCGCCGCGGGGGCCGCTACCGGGTCCGGGTCGCGGTGCGCGGCCTCGACCTCGGCGCGGACGGCATGTCGCTCCTGAGCGCGAGCCTCCAGGTCGGCTCCCAGAACTTCGCCGACTCGCTCAGCTGCGAGCGCCCCCGCCACCGCCACGTCACCTGCCGCGACTGA
- a CDS encoding VOC family protein: MNPAVRVRGLRHLALRVRDVRAAARFYTETFGMRVVWEPDGENAYLSTGSDNLALHQDPHAAPGGALDHLGFLVATADEVHAAAEQLRARGVPVAHPPAVHRDGSVSCYCRDPDGNLIQVLYLPGIEA, encoded by the coding sequence ATGAACCCGGCGGTGCGCGTTCGTGGCCTCCGCCACCTGGCGCTCCGGGTGCGCGACGTGCGCGCCGCGGCGCGCTTCTACACGGAGACCTTCGGCATGCGCGTCGTGTGGGAGCCCGACGGCGAGAACGCCTACCTGAGCACGGGGAGCGACAACCTGGCGCTGCATCAGGACCCGCACGCGGCGCCGGGAGGCGCGCTCGACCACCTGGGCTTCCTCGTGGCGACGGCGGACGAGGTCCACGCGGCGGCCGAGCAGCTGCGGGCGCGTGGCGTGCCCGTCGCGCACCCGCCCGCCGTCCACCGCGACGGCTCGGTCTCGTGCTACTGCCGCGATCCGGACGGCAACCTGATCCAGGTCCTCTACCTGCCCGGGATCGAGGCGTGA
- a CDS encoding CDP-diacylglycerol O-phosphatidyltransferase, with protein sequence MSEARPLRTIAAWGVHLLTASTAPAGVLAILAAERGDAAAAMGWMAYTLAVDSIDGTLARAVGVKQVLPFFDGTRLDDIVDYFTYVIVPVLFVLRFDLLPPALGVPVALCPVIASAYGFCRTDAKTADHYFTGFPSYWNIIAFYLYTLGWPQALNAAVVLVFSVGVFVPIRYLYPSRTPVLRPLTVGLGLVWGGAVVWSLAHLATVPRTLVVASLAFPAYYVGLSLALHVRRA encoded by the coding sequence GTGAGCGAAGCCCGCCCGCTGCGGACCATCGCGGCCTGGGGCGTGCACCTCCTCACGGCGAGCACCGCACCCGCGGGCGTGCTCGCGATCCTCGCCGCCGAGCGGGGCGACGCGGCCGCCGCCATGGGCTGGATGGCCTACACCCTGGCCGTCGACTCGATCGACGGGACGCTCGCGCGCGCCGTCGGCGTGAAGCAGGTGCTGCCCTTCTTCGACGGAACGCGGCTCGACGACATCGTGGACTACTTCACCTACGTGATCGTGCCCGTGCTCTTCGTCCTCCGCTTCGACCTCCTGCCGCCGGCGCTCGGCGTGCCGGTGGCGCTCTGCCCGGTCATCGCCAGCGCCTACGGCTTCTGCCGCACCGACGCCAAGACGGCCGACCACTACTTCACCGGCTTCCCCTCGTACTGGAACATCATCGCCTTCTACCTCTACACGCTCGGGTGGCCGCAGGCGCTGAATGCCGCCGTCGTGCTCGTCTTCTCGGTCGGGGTGTTCGTGCCGATCCGCTACCTCTACCCCTCGCGCACGCCCGTGCTCCGCCCGCTCACGGTCGGGCTCGGCCTCGTCTGGGGCGGCGCGGTGGTCTGGTCGCTGGCGCACCTGGCGACCGTGCCGCGCACGCTGGTGGTCGCCTCGCTCGCCTTCCCGGCCTACTACGTGGGGCTCTCGCTCGCCCTCCACGTGCGGCGCGCGTGA
- a CDS encoding DUF4838 domain-containing protein, with translation MSADLARLAAGVLLVPEGAPEPVAFAAEELGAYLGRMFGPSPVQRSVAGPGGAWLCLAPADAPVAVRALAVPAGAEWVVRPADDAAVVSGASPRALLAGVYGLLEAAGCRWAPRGTHEEHVPRPDTARRPVAALELRPAFARRAFAADLATWHYGVPERLAARLPSDVAFVDWMAKRGATGLLFIRHANDTQWVIPELVPELRRRGLDVEGGGHVLVELLPRSLFAAHPERFPLAPDGRRSDLGNVCAASAAALAVVRERAAAALAALPGATDFHLWGLDLPGGGWCACPSCARLSPADQALSVCNAVAETLGAGTRVLHLAYHDTLESPRAVRPHPRVWAEFAPRERCYAHPLEDPACATNAPYRRALDAHLTLFAGRVHVFEYYGDAILFGGCAVPLAEVVQRDLDYYARAGVRGVSCLVFGQYSLWAYGVNVEAFARGAVSPAAAASARGTHAAGFGRAAEPVARYLAALERVMAGVVTYGDVLLPPAEAERAAAVRAALAAARRQAPELRRLLAAAPVRLAAEEHLLDYTFAVLGALERWLAAADAEAREAALAALAGAVRHVRAAGLVGAGTWGLHDLEITHHFFAGALRARGAGQ, from the coding sequence GTGAGCGCGGATCTCGCGCGGCTCGCGGCGGGCGTGCTGCTCGTGCCCGAGGGCGCGCCCGAGCCGGTCGCCTTCGCGGCCGAGGAGCTGGGCGCGTACCTCGGGCGGATGTTCGGGCCGAGCCCGGTGCAGCGGAGCGTGGCGGGCCCGGGCGGGGCCTGGCTCTGCCTCGCGCCGGCGGACGCCCCGGTCGCGGTGCGGGCGCTCGCGGTGCCGGCGGGCGCGGAATGGGTCGTCCGACCGGCGGACGACGCGGCGGTGGTGAGCGGTGCGTCGCCGCGCGCACTCCTCGCCGGCGTCTACGGCCTCCTCGAAGCGGCCGGCTGCCGCTGGGCGCCACGCGGGACGCACGAGGAGCACGTTCCCCGCCCGGACACGGCGCGGCGCCCGGTGGCGGCGCTCGAGCTGCGGCCCGCCTTCGCCCGCCGCGCCTTCGCCGCCGACCTCGCGACCTGGCACTACGGCGTGCCGGAGCGGCTCGCCGCGCGCCTCCCCTCCGACGTGGCGTTCGTCGACTGGATGGCCAAGCGCGGCGCGACCGGGCTCCTCTTCATCCGCCACGCGAACGACACGCAGTGGGTCATCCCGGAGCTGGTGCCGGAGCTCCGCCGGCGCGGGCTCGACGTCGAGGGCGGCGGCCACGTGCTGGTCGAGCTGCTGCCCCGTTCGCTCTTCGCGGCGCACCCGGAGCGCTTCCCGCTCGCGCCCGACGGACGCCGCTCCGACCTGGGGAACGTGTGCGCGGCGAGCGCCGCGGCGCTCGCCGTGGTGCGCGAGCGCGCGGCGGCGGCGCTCGCTGCGCTCCCGGGCGCGACCGATTTCCATCTCTGGGGGCTCGATCTCCCGGGTGGCGGCTGGTGCGCGTGCCCGTCGTGCGCCAGGCTCTCGCCCGCCGACCAGGCGCTCAGCGTGTGCAACGCGGTCGCAGAGACGCTCGGCGCGGGCACCCGCGTCCTTCACCTCGCCTACCACGACACGCTCGAGTCGCCGCGCGCCGTGCGGCCCCACCCGCGCGTCTGGGCGGAGTTCGCACCGCGCGAGCGCTGCTACGCGCACCCGCTCGAGGACCCCGCGTGCGCGACGAACGCCCCCTACCGCCGCGCCCTCGACGCGCACCTGACGCTCTTCGCGGGCCGCGTCCACGTGTTCGAGTACTACGGCGACGCGATCCTCTTCGGAGGCTGCGCGGTGCCGCTCGCCGAGGTCGTGCAGCGGGACCTCGACTACTACGCCCGCGCGGGCGTGCGCGGCGTCTCCTGCCTCGTCTTCGGACAGTACAGCCTGTGGGCGTACGGCGTGAACGTGGAGGCGTTCGCACGCGGAGCGGTTTCGCCTGCCGCCGCCGCGAGCGCGCGCGGCACGCACGCCGCCGGCTTCGGGCGGGCGGCCGAGCCCGTGGCGCGTTACCTGGCGGCGCTCGAGCGCGTCATGGCCGGGGTGGTGACCTACGGCGACGTGCTCCTGCCGCCGGCCGAGGCCGAGCGCGCGGCCGCCGTCCGCGCCGCGCTCGCGGCCGCACGCCGGCAGGCCCCCGAGCTACGCCGCCTGCTGGCGGCGGCGCCGGTCCGCCTCGCCGCCGAGGAGCACCTCCTCGACTACACGTTCGCCGTGCTGGGGGCCCTCGAGCGCTGGCTCGCCGCGGCCGATGCGGAGGCCCGCGAAGCCGCGCTCGCCGCCCTGGCCGGCGCGGTCCGTCACGTGCGGGCGGCGGGGCTCGTGGGCGCCGGCACCTGGGGCCTGCACGACCTCGAGATCACGCACCACTTCTTCGCCGGCGCGCTGCGCGCACGCGGCGCCGGTCAGTAG
- a CDS encoding DUF1302 domain-containing protein has product MRTWTGWLVLGLVLGVGSSAQSYFLGGNRNFDLRARVYSQLGIMMDDAEKDQPTRYKIGDLAQHRNFYNPEFDARLTDYMHWTDNVPGLSLLSPDEFKFRFAWWGFYDGLYDYLDPEWNDARKAYKARFAETDKVNKDSFVFNDQNKNPRHIYASRNRINELYLDYTKGRLFTRVGRQAISWGESDDIALLDVTNLFDLTLGVPGLIQDLEEARIPAWALRNTVKMFDDWGSLSSGFLDTYVIPGVVDTTVPTDPITAGVSPFNPDVPDPQNQVTALGGPAIGKLLHLDLVSHQPAMSWANTRWGVRLQSLLLREYTLQGWFYRTFNQAPVPLLSTPGGLNNTRSASNPNGIVPIQIDDRGFRVPVCSKAGFTPSGRPCSKALALVTILERRLESVAGVSASWFSPTVRGVIRTEAEAFIDELAFIPEKNLNPRGQVPTARNPDGSPIVNTIPKTDYLRWVIGYDTFFFFRPLNPTNSFVLVTAWHGQWNLLERRGMDFRYLGEQKPGKPATVLGRIPGTPDCDKPGPNGKFFITCQKANTKGFEDQYKFDNQFMQIALQTDYLHGRLEPRVVAILDVSGIFGFAPSVVYRLTDNVLLAASYVAIEGSRRAGLATFRGHDILQLKVQAQLN; this is encoded by the coding sequence ATGCGGACCTGGACAGGTTGGCTGGTGCTCGGCCTCGTCCTCGGGGTCGGATCGTCGGCGCAGTCTTACTTTCTGGGAGGCAACCGCAACTTCGACCTCCGGGCGCGCGTCTACTCCCAGCTCGGCATCATGATGGACGACGCCGAGAAGGACCAGCCGACGCGCTACAAGATCGGCGACCTGGCGCAGCACCGGAACTTCTACAACCCCGAGTTCGACGCGCGGCTCACCGACTACATGCACTGGACGGACAACGTTCCGGGTCTCTCGCTCCTCTCCCCCGATGAGTTCAAGTTCCGCTTCGCGTGGTGGGGCTTCTACGACGGGCTCTACGACTACCTCGACCCCGAGTGGAACGACGCGCGCAAGGCGTACAAGGCGCGCTTCGCAGAGACCGACAAGGTGAACAAGGACTCCTTCGTCTTCAACGACCAGAACAAGAACCCGCGCCACATCTACGCGAGCCGCAACCGGATCAACGAGCTCTACCTCGACTACACCAAGGGCCGGCTGTTCACGCGCGTGGGGCGGCAGGCGATCTCGTGGGGCGAGTCGGACGACATCGCGCTGCTCGACGTGACCAACCTCTTCGACCTGACCCTCGGCGTCCCTGGCCTCATCCAGGATCTCGAGGAGGCCCGCATCCCGGCCTGGGCGCTCCGCAACACCGTGAAGATGTTCGACGACTGGGGCTCGCTCTCGAGCGGCTTCCTGGACACGTACGTCATTCCGGGCGTCGTCGACACCACCGTGCCGACCGATCCGATCACGGCCGGGGTGAGCCCCTTCAACCCGGACGTCCCGGATCCGCAGAACCAGGTGACCGCCCTCGGCGGGCCGGCGATCGGGAAGCTGCTGCACCTGGACCTCGTGAGCCATCAGCCCGCCATGAGCTGGGCGAACACCCGCTGGGGGGTGAGGCTGCAGAGCCTCCTCCTCCGGGAGTACACGCTCCAGGGGTGGTTCTACCGGACCTTCAATCAGGCGCCCGTCCCCCTGCTGTCGACCCCGGGCGGCCTGAACAACACGCGGAGCGCGAGCAACCCGAACGGCATCGTCCCGATCCAGATCGACGATCGGGGCTTCCGCGTGCCGGTGTGCAGCAAGGCGGGGTTCACGCCGTCCGGGCGGCCGTGCTCGAAGGCCCTCGCGCTGGTCACCATCCTCGAGCGGCGCCTGGAGTCGGTCGCGGGCGTCTCCGCGAGCTGGTTCTCACCGACGGTGCGCGGCGTGATCCGCACCGAGGCGGAGGCCTTCATCGACGAGCTCGCCTTCATCCCGGAGAAGAACCTGAACCCCCGCGGGCAGGTGCCGACCGCGAGGAACCCCGACGGGAGCCCGATCGTCAACACGATCCCGAAGACCGACTACCTGCGCTGGGTGATCGGCTACGACACCTTCTTCTTCTTCCGCCCCCTCAACCCGACGAACTCCTTCGTCCTGGTGACCGCCTGGCACGGGCAGTGGAACCTCCTCGAGCGGCGCGGAATGGACTTCCGCTACCTGGGCGAGCAGAAGCCGGGGAAGCCGGCGACCGTGCTCGGACGCATCCCGGGCACCCCCGACTGCGACAAGCCCGGACCCAACGGCAAGTTCTTCATCACCTGCCAGAAGGCCAACACGAAGGGCTTCGAGGACCAGTACAAGTTCGACAACCAGTTCATGCAGATCGCGCTCCAGACCGACTACCTGCACGGCAGGCTCGAGCCGCGCGTCGTGGCCATCCTCGATGTGAGCGGCATCTTCGGCTTCGCGCCGTCGGTGGTCTACCGCCTGACCGACAACGTCCTCCTGGCCGCCAGCTACGTCGCCATCGAAGGCTCGCGGCGGGCCGGATTGGCCACGTTCCGGGGGCACGACATCCTGCAGCTCAAGGTCCAGGCGCAGCTCAACTGA
- a CDS encoding TetR/AcrR family transcriptional regulator, whose amino-acid sequence MERTQLTGRAGLGQPGRAVDTREKILETATRLFSTHGYSNTSLSQVAKEAQVSKALIFWHFENKEKLFRTALQRTLEPYVVNVLDDLEGLSETDQIKKLIDAYYAFVSENIYSVKFVVSLILRDEKHPDDVVGHMYELQRVYRNLLADILDSGRQKGVFRPTVKPDLDARLIMTALYGVLVQGFLGSDAPGSSETLLQHLKATLVDTLRR is encoded by the coding sequence CTGGAGCGGACGCAATTGACAGGCCGCGCGGGGTTGGGGCAGCCTGGCCGGGCGGTGGACACCCGGGAGAAGATCCTCGAGACGGCGACCCGCCTGTTCTCGACCCACGGCTACTCGAACACGTCCCTCTCGCAGGTCGCGAAGGAGGCCCAGGTCTCGAAGGCGCTCATCTTCTGGCACTTCGAGAACAAGGAGAAGCTCTTCCGGACCGCCCTCCAGCGCACGCTCGAGCCCTACGTCGTGAACGTGCTCGACGACCTCGAGGGCCTCTCCGAGACCGATCAGATCAAGAAGCTGATCGACGCCTACTACGCGTTCGTCTCCGAGAACATCTACTCGGTCAAGTTCGTGGTGAGCCTCATCCTGCGGGACGAGAAGCATCCCGACGACGTGGTCGGGCACATGTACGAGCTGCAGCGGGTGTATCGGAACCTCCTCGCCGACATCCTCGACAGCGGTCGCCAAAAGGGGGTATTTCGCCCGACCGTGAAGCCTGACCTGGACGCTCGACTCATCATGACGGCCCTCTACGGCGTCCTCGTGCAGGGCTTTCTCGGCAGCGACGCCCCGGGCAGCTCCGAGACCCTCCTCCAGCATCTGAAGGCCACCCTGGTCGACACGCTGCGCCGTTAG
- a CDS encoding rhomboid family intramembrane serine protease has translation MIPLRDTIPSARVPIVNYAVIAANVLVFCYEVSLGGRQAELLIKHWGLVPSNFAVETLLTSMFLHGGWLHVLGNMLYLYIFGDNVEDRLGHLRYLLFYLLCGAAAGATQALSSPGSNVPMVGASGAIAGVSGAYFLFFPTARVVTLVPIFLFLQVVEIPAVFFLLIWFLWQLMSGVATLGSRAAVGGVAFWAHIGGFVAGMALGPALRERRSAPRWA, from the coding sequence ATGATCCCGCTCCGCGACACCATCCCGTCCGCCCGGGTCCCGATCGTCAACTACGCCGTCATCGCGGCCAACGTGCTCGTGTTCTGCTACGAGGTGTCGCTCGGCGGCCGGCAGGCCGAGCTGCTCATCAAGCACTGGGGCCTGGTGCCGAGCAACTTTGCGGTCGAGACGCTCCTCACCAGCATGTTCCTCCACGGGGGCTGGCTCCATGTCCTCGGCAACATGCTCTACCTCTATATCTTCGGGGACAACGTCGAGGACCGGCTCGGACACCTGCGCTACCTCCTCTTCTACCTCCTGTGCGGCGCCGCGGCCGGCGCGACCCAGGCCCTCTCGAGCCCCGGCTCGAACGTCCCCATGGTGGGCGCGAGCGGGGCGATCGCCGGGGTGTCGGGGGCCTACTTCCTCTTCTTTCCCACCGCGCGCGTCGTGACCCTGGTGCCGATCTTCCTCTTCCTGCAGGTGGTCGAGATCCCGGCGGTCTTCTTCCTGCTCATCTGGTTCCTGTGGCAGCTCATGTCCGGGGTGGCGACCCTCGGCAGCCGCGCGGCCGTGGGGGGGGTCGCCTTCTGGGCCCACATCGGCGGCTTCGTGGCCGGCATGGCGCTGGGCCCCGCGCTGCGCGAGCGGCGCTCGGCCCCGCGCTGGGCGTGA
- a CDS encoding riboflavin synthase — MFTGIIQATGRVERRGTSGSGARLTIATPRPLPRLALGESIAVNGACLTVAARRDRRFTVDVSPETLRRTTLGRMAPGARVNLERALRMGDRMGGHIVQGHVDGVGRLEKVTRDGDWLLYRFRAPRTLVPYLVEKGSIAVDGVSLTVSACRGPSFTAALIPHTLEQTTLGERKPGDRVNLEADVLLKQIERMLRARRP; from the coding sequence TTGTTCACCGGCATCATCCAGGCGACCGGCCGCGTCGAGCGGCGCGGGACGAGCGGCAGCGGAGCGCGTCTCACCATCGCCACTCCGCGGCCCCTCCCGCGCCTCGCGCTCGGCGAGAGCATCGCCGTGAACGGCGCCTGCCTCACCGTCGCCGCGCGGCGCGACCGGCGCTTCACGGTCGACGTTTCGCCCGAGACGCTGCGCCGCACCACGCTCGGCCGCATGGCCCCCGGGGCGCGTGTCAACCTCGAGCGCGCGCTCCGCATGGGCGACCGCATGGGCGGCCACATCGTCCAGGGCCACGTCGACGGCGTCGGACGCCTCGAGAAGGTGACGCGCGACGGCGACTGGCTCCTCTACCGCTTCCGCGCCCCCCGCACCCTCGTCCCCTACCTGGTCGAGAAGGGCTCGATCGCCGTCGACGGCGTGAGTCTCACGGTGTCCGCCTGCCGCGGCCCGAGCTTCACGGCGGCGCTCATCCCGCACACGCTCGAGCAGACGACGCTCGGCGAGCGCAAGCCGGGCGACCGCGTCAACCTCGAGGCCGACGTCCTCTTGAAACAGATCGAGCGTATGCTGCGCGCCCGGAGGCCGTAG